AACTCTGTCAAATAGGAAATGATTTCATCAATTTTTCCAACACATGTAAATTGATTCTTAAAAACAATAGCCTTCAAGCAATCACCTCATTATAAAATATAGATAGAGCTAGGTCCTATAAAAAGGGAACCATGTTTGTAGCAAGATTTATATATAGTTTATTCCTAAAAGGACAAGTTTATGAATGGAAGGAGAATAAAAATGGATTTTGAACATGAAACCATTAATAGAAAAGAAATATACAAAGGAAAAATCATATCATTAGTACAAGACATTATTAGCCTACCTAATGGAAAAACAGCGAAAAGAGATGTGGTGCTTCATAACGGGGCAGCAGCTATAGTGCCTATGGATGAAAGTGGAAACATTTTATTTGTTCGTCAATATAGGCAACCAGTAGGGGAAGAAATATTAGAAATTCCCGCAGGTACTTTAGAGGAGGGGGAGGAGCCTTTAGAATGTGCCAAAAGGGAATTGGAAGAAGAAACAGGGTACAAGGCAAATGAGTTCACCCACATTTGTTCGATGTATACCGCAGTAGGTTTCTGCACCGAAATAATACATATTTATCTAGGGACCGATTTGATTATGGGGAAACAAAACCTTGATGAGGACGAGTTCGTTAATGTTGAGAAATATCCATTTAATGAGGCGATGAAAATGATATTTGATGGTAGGATAAAAGATAGTAAAACCATATCGGGTATATTAGGGGCCAATCATATAATGAACAGTAAATAAACTTTTATAGTACAAGCAGTTCTATTCCCTTTTTTGTTTTCATATATTATTAAAGACTATTTACGAAAGGAAGAGAGCTGTGAGGACTAAAAAAAGGGTTGTTTCAAAAAAGGAAATATTGTATGGCATCAGTATTTTAGCATTATTACTTGGAATTTGTGTCGGAGCTATATTTGCTAACTATATGAATTATATTCAAAATCAAGAACTCATAAATTATATGAACAACTTTTTTATGGGATTTCCCGATAGGAATATTTCCTACTTAGATATATTAAAGCAGTCCATACTTTCCCACGGAAGAACCATAGCGCTTTTATGGGTTTTTGGATTAGGTGTTGTCGGTATTCCACTTGCTTTCCTTGTAGTATTTGCAAAAGGATTTTCCTATGGATTTACGTCATCATTCTTACTTATCCATTATGGTTTTGATGGTTTTATATTTAGCCTTACTTCTTTTTTACCCCAAAGCATCATACTGATTCCAGGAATAATATTTGTTTCAGCGGCCAGTATGAATTTTGCAGTTGCTAATTATAAAAGTAATCAAAAATACTTTAAAGAAAGAAGAGGTAAGTGGATGGACTATGGTTTAGTTTTATTAATTGGAATATTGATTATCATTTTAACGGGATTTATTGAAACCTTCATTTCACCACTTTTTATGAAAATGATTATGAATAATATGATTAACTAAATTGAACAATAAAGCCCCATTACTTTTGTATAGGTTTTTTGTAAAAAATATCGACTTTTTATGCGAAATATTTTATAATTAGAATTGGTATTGGAAATAATAGTGAACACAAAGGAGAACGTAAAAATGGAAGAAGTTGTTGGTAGATATGCAGATTATCTAAAGGATCTAAAAGGTGCATCCGAAAATACTATTCTTTCCTATCAGAGAGATCTTAAAAATTTTATTATATTTCTACAAGGTATAGGAATAAATAGAATTGAAAATGTAAATCGGACAAATATCACTGCATATTTACTGGAATTACAAAAAAGTGGAAAAGCATCTTCTACTATATCAAGAAATATCGCTTCCATTCGTTCGCTTTTTCAGTTTTTACAAAAGACAGATTTAATGGATGAGGACCCCACTTTAAACTTAGAATCTCCCAAAATACAAAAGAAATTACCTGAGGTTTTATCAATACAAGAAGTAGATATCTTATTAAGACAACCTAGTGAAAATAATCTTAAAGGGATTAGGGACAAGGCGATGCTTGAAGTTTTATATGCCACAGGAATAAGAGTTTCAGAGCTAATTTGTCTAAAAGAGGATTGCATTAACTTAACTTTAGAGTATGTAAAATGTAAGGATCCTAATCTCTCTAAAGAAAGAATTATACCCCTTGGAACTTCAGCTGTTAATGCATTGAGTACATATATAGAAAAAGCAAGATTTGCGATGGTTAGGGACCCTAAAGAAAAAACATTATTTGTAAATTGTAGTGGTAGGCCCATGACTAGGCAAGGCTTTTGGAAAATAATAAAAGTCTATTCAAAAAAGGCCAATATAAAAAAAGCCATAACACCCCATATGTTAAGACATTCCTTTGCAGCCCATATGGTAGCTAATGGAGCGGATTTACAGTCTGTTCAAGAAATGCTTGGACACTCTGATATATCAACAACACAAGTATATGCGCAATTAAATAAGAATAAACTAAAAGAAGTTTATTTGAAAGCACATCCGAGGGCTTAAGCCCTTTTTTTGTTTCCATTAGCATATACAGGTATAATTGCATACATTAAATTTTGAAATACTCATAACATAAGATAAAGAATTTAACAGGAAGGTGGTACCATAATGGTAAAAAGAATAATATGGATTATTTTAGACAGTGTTGGAATGGGAGCAATGCCGGATGCAGATAAATTTGGAGATGAGGGTAGTAATACTATTGGTAATGTTTCTAAAATGGTTGGAGGACTTGATATTCCAAATTTGATAAGTTTAGGATTAGGTAATATTGAGGGAATGATAGGATTATCTAAAACAAATGCTCCTCTAGGTTGTTATGGAAGATTTGCTGAGATTTCCAATGGAAAGGATACAGTAACTGGGCACTGGGAAATGGCAGGAATTTATTCCGAAAGGCCTTTTCCTACTTATCCCCAAGGATTTCCTAAGGAAATAATGGAACCTTTTGAGAAAGCAATCGGAACCAAAACCTTAGGAAATAAAGCCGCATCGGGAACAGTTATATTAGATGAACTAGGGGAGGAACATATGAAAACGGGATACCCCATAGTATATACTTCTGCAGATAGCGTATTTCAAATAGCAGCACATGAGAAAATTATCCCTATCGATAGATTATACGAAATATGTTCCATGGCAAGGGAATTGCTCAGAGGAGAACATGCGGTAGCTAGGATAATAGCAAGGCCTTTTGTAGGTGATAAAAAAGGAGCTTTTACAAGAACACCAAATAGAAGGGATTATGCCCTAGTGCCACCCCATGACACTATTTTAGATAAGGCTAAGGCTAAAGGCATGGATGTAATTGCTGTAGGAAAGATTGAAGATATATTTTCAGGGAAGGGAATTACGGAAGCAGTTCATACAAAAGATAATATGGATGGTGTTGATAAAACACTAGAATATATTAAGAGTGATAATCATGGAATAATATTTACAAATCTAGTAGATTTTGATATGAAATGGGGACATAGAAACGATTATAAAGCCTATGCCAAGGGCCTAGAAGAATTTGATAAAAGACTTCCGGAAATTTTAAATGCCATGGGAAATGAAGATGTATTAATGATAAAT
Above is a genomic segment from Candidatus Epulonipiscium sp. containing:
- a CDS encoding NUDIX hydrolase, which produces MDFEHETINRKEIYKGKIISLVQDIISLPNGKTAKRDVVLHNGAAAIVPMDESGNILFVRQYRQPVGEEILEIPAGTLEEGEEPLECAKRELEEETGYKANEFTHICSMYTAVGFCTEIIHIYLGTDLIMGKQNLDEDEFVNVEKYPFNEAMKMIFDGRIKDSKTISGILGANHIMNSK
- the spoIIM gene encoding stage II sporulation protein M, with protein sequence MRTKKRVVSKKEILYGISILALLLGICVGAIFANYMNYIQNQELINYMNNFFMGFPDRNISYLDILKQSILSHGRTIALLWVFGLGVVGIPLAFLVVFAKGFSYGFTSSFLLIHYGFDGFIFSLTSFLPQSIILIPGIIFVSAASMNFAVANYKSNQKYFKERRGKWMDYGLVLLIGILIIILTGFIETFISPLFMKMIMNNMIN
- the xerD gene encoding site-specific tyrosine recombinase XerD; this encodes MEEVVGRYADYLKDLKGASENTILSYQRDLKNFIIFLQGIGINRIENVNRTNITAYLLELQKSGKASSTISRNIASIRSLFQFLQKTDLMDEDPTLNLESPKIQKKLPEVLSIQEVDILLRQPSENNLKGIRDKAMLEVLYATGIRVSELICLKEDCINLTLEYVKCKDPNLSKERIIPLGTSAVNALSTYIEKARFAMVRDPKEKTLFVNCSGRPMTRQGFWKIIKVYSKKANIKKAITPHMLRHSFAAHMVANGADLQSVQEMLGHSDISTTQVYAQLNKNKLKEVYLKAHPRA
- a CDS encoding phosphopentomutase, translated to MVKRIIWIILDSVGMGAMPDADKFGDEGSNTIGNVSKMVGGLDIPNLISLGLGNIEGMIGLSKTNAPLGCYGRFAEISNGKDTVTGHWEMAGIYSERPFPTYPQGFPKEIMEPFEKAIGTKTLGNKAASGTVILDELGEEHMKTGYPIVYTSADSVFQIAAHEKIIPIDRLYEICSMARELLRGEHAVARIIARPFVGDKKGAFTRTPNRRDYALVPPHDTILDKAKAKGMDVIAVGKIEDIFSGKGITEAVHTKDNMDGVDKTLEYIKSDNHGIIFTNLVDFDMKWGHRNDYKAYAKGLEEFDKRLPEILNAMGNEDVLMINADHGCDPTTPSTDHSREYVPFIAYGKALKQNVDLKTRKSFADIGQTIGELLGTASIKYGVSFAQEIEK